Below is a window of Blastopirellula marina DNA.
TCGATCATCTCGCAAGTAACATGGCCATCTATCGATCCATGGCGGCACGTCCCTTCACGAAGATCCACGCCGCACACGAGAACTAACAGCTTTTCATTCTCGCTGATTGGACCGATTTAGATGAAGCCATTTTCGAAGCAAATCTCATCTAAAGAGAGTTGACCAGGCTTGGGCCATGCGTCTTTGGTTCCTCTGCCAATGGCAACCATCGGTCCCATGACGTGGTCTTTGGGAAGTTTGATCAGCTCTGAAACTTTTTGGATATCAAAGCCAATCATGGGACACGACTCGTAACCCATACCCTTGGCGACAAGCATCAAGGTTTGCATCGCCATCCCGATTGAACGCTGGGCTTCATCCCGTTGAAGCCATTCCCGCCCTTCATGAAAGGGACCCATCCAATTCACGAGTAAATCGGCGACTTCCTGGGGTGCATTTCTCCAATACCGATGCGGCTCTTTCTCCCAAGCTTTCATATCTGCTGTAAACAATACGAGTAACGACGCGTCGGTCATTTGTGCCTGGTCATTTCCCCATTCAGTTCGGATCTTTGAACGCAACTGGGGATCCCGCAGAATGACGAATCGCCAATGCTGGATATTAAAACTCGTCGGGGATTGAATCGTAGCTTCGAGCAGTTTTCGTTCCTCATCCGAGGAAATCTCATGATCTGGGTCGAAGTGCTTGATGGCACGTCTTTGGTAGGCGGCGTCAATGACATTCATTTATTTGTCTCAAGTTGTTGAAGTAGAATCACTATTGAGAAAACGTGCACGACGGTACGGAAGTATCTATTAGATGCACGAGTGAGGTATCAAGTTGCTTGCGGATAGGCCAGAATCTGAAATAGAAGTGAGATCAGCCTACACACCGCAGCCACAACCAGTCGTCCATACGCGACCGTCGGCTGCCATAATGGGTGCATGT
It encodes the following:
- a CDS encoding nitroreductase family protein; the protein is MNVIDAAYQRRAIKHFDPDHEISSDEERKLLEATIQSPTSFNIQHWRFVILRDPQLRSKIRTEWGNDQAQMTDASLLVLFTADMKAWEKEPHRYWRNAPQEVADLLVNWMGPFHEGREWLQRDEAQRSIGMAMQTLMLVAKGMGYESCPMIGFDIQKVSELIKLPKDHVMGPMVAIGRGTKDAWPKPGQLSLDEICFENGFI